Proteins encoded together in one Astyanax mexicanus isolate ESR-SI-001 chromosome 10, AstMex3_surface, whole genome shotgun sequence window:
- the cryba1l1 gene encoding crystallin, beta A1, like 1, with protein MNRFNRAAMMHPMVNSGMGMSPFWKVTVFEQEHFQGKCQEFTSECCNIQQCGFDNIRSIRVESGSWVGYEHHDFQGQQFVLERGEYPHWDSYCGNLAYHVERFMSFRPIYCAAHQSSRMIIFERENFLGRSAELCDDYPSLQAMGWCSMEVGSMHVQCGAFVCYEFPGYRGRQYIMECERHSGDYQHWRNWGSHSQTPQIQSIRRIQH; from the exons ATGAATCGATTCAACCGAGCTGCCATGATGCACCCCATGGTGAACTCCGGCATGGGAATGTCTCCCTTCTGGAAG GTGACTGTGTTCGAGCAGGAGCATTTCCAGGGCAAGTGTCAGGAGTTCACTTCCGAGTGCTGCAACATCCAGCAGTGCGGCTTCGATAACATCCGCTCTATTCGCGTGGAGAGTGGCTC CTGGGTGGGTTATGAGCACCACGACTTCCAGGGACAGCAGTTTGTTCTGGAGAGAGGAGAGTACCCCCACTGGGACTCTTACTGTGGAAACCTGGCCTATCACGTGGAGAGATTCATGTCCTTCAGGCCCATCTACTGTGCT GCTCACCAGAGCAGTCGTATGATTATCTTCGAGAGGGAGAACTTCCTGGGCCGCAGCGCTGAGCTGTGTGATGACTACCCCTCTCTGCAGGCTATGGGCTGGTGCAGTATGGAAGTGGGCTCCATGCATGTGCAGTGTGGCGC ttTTGTGTGTTATGAGTTCCCAGGCTACAGGGGCAGGCAGTACATCATGGAGTGTGAAAGGCACAGTGGAGACTATCAGCACTGGAGAAACTGGGGCTCCCACAGTCAGACTCCTCAGATCCAGTCCATCCGTAGGATCCAGCACTAA
- the crybb1l1 gene encoding crystallin, beta B1, like 1, translating to MSSGGDKKTASQTDGKAAQTKKSDQGMGMMAYKMYVFDQENFQGRMIEINAECMNVCEMGMDRVRSLRVECGPFVGWEQMNFCGDMYILEKGDYPRWDSWSNCQRNDYLLSFRPVRMDPEKHKICLYEVGDYKGRKMEIMDDDVPSLYSYGFTDRVGSIIVSCGTWVGYQYPGYRGSQYLLEKGDYRHFNEYGARCPMMQSMRRIRDMQWHPHGCYTMASK from the exons ATGTCTTCCGGTGGAGATAAAAAGACCGCTTCCCAGACCGACGGCAAGGCCGCCCAGACCAAGAAGTCCGACCAGGGCATGGGCATGATGGCCTACAAG ATGTACGTGTTCGACCAGGAGAACTTCCAGGGCCGCATGATTGAGATCAACGCCGAGTGCATGAATGTGTGTGAAATGGGCATGGACAGAGTTCGCTCTCTGCGCGTGGAGTGTGGACC TTTCGTTGGCTGGGAGCAGATGAACTTCTGCGGAGATATGTACATCCTGGAGAAGGGTGACTACCCCCGCTGGGATTCCTGGAGCAACTGCCAGAGGAATGACTACCTGCTGTCCTTCAGACCTGTCAGAATG GACCCCGAGAAGCACAAGATCTGTCTGTATGAGGTGGGAGACTACAAGGGTCGCAAGATGGAGATCATGGATGATGATGTCCCCAGCCTGTACTCCTACGGATTCACCGACAGAGTTGGCAGCATCATTGTCAGCTGTGGAAC ctgGGTGGGTTACCAGTACCCTGGCTACCGTGGCAGCCAGTACCTGCTGGAGAAGGGCGACTACAGGCACTTTAACGAGTATGGCGCCCGCTGCCCCATGATGCAGTCCATGAGGCGCATCCGCGACATGCAGTGGCACCCACACGGCTGCTATACCATGGCCAGCAAGTGA